In Chrysiogenia bacterium, the genomic window GGAGCAATCTGGTGGCCCTACCTCGCCCGCAACTGGGCGCGCCAACTCCTGTACATCGGCGGGGCAACCGAGGTGTACACCGAAGGGACCGAAAAACTGCAGACAGTGACCGCCGCCATCGTGATGTGCAATCACGAGAGCCATTTCGACCCGCCCGCCCTCATGCGCAGCTCTCCGGGCACGCTCCTCTTTCTGACAAAACACTCGCTCTTCTATTTCCCGATCTTCGGCCAGGCCATGTGGCTCATGCGCTACGTCCCCATCAACCGGGGCAAGTCGGCCAAGGCCCGCAAGAGCATCGACCGCGCCGCCAGACTCATTGCCGGCGGGCGCATGATTCTGATTTTCCCCGAGGGCACGCGTTCACGCAGCGGTGAGATGCTCCCCTTCAAAAAGGGCGGCTTCGTGTTGGCCGCCAAGTCGGGCGTCCCCATCATCCCGGCCGCCATTGCCGGCACGCGCGAGATCCTGCCGCCCGGCTGGTCCTGCCGCGGGCGCGGGCCCATCGTGTTGCTGGTGGGCGAACCCATCGACACCAGAGGCTACGACATGAAGAGCAAGGACGAGCTGATGGCAAAGGTCGAGCAGGAAATCGTTGTCCTGCGTGAGAGAGCGCGAGAGATTTACCGGGAAAAGACCGCCGCCTGAGGGCAAACGGAGAGGCACACAGCCGTTCCGCAAGATTTCACCCACACCCAAACGCAGCGTTGCCACGCTTTCCCCTCTCCCGCCGGGAGAGGGACTCAATTGAGCAGTTCTTACAGACCGTATTTCTGACAGCGATAGCGGAAGCTTCGGAAGGACAGGCCCAGCAGTTT contains:
- a CDS encoding 1-acyl-sn-glycerol-3-phosphate acyltransferase, which codes for GRKANEAPIRVSEKSTDLSPKIIQTLFTYVSLIVGSFIFGTLVIITALFGDRSGAIWWPYLARNWARQLLYIGGATEVYTEGTEKLQTVTAAIVMCNHESHFDPPALMRSSPGTLLFLTKHSLFYFPIFGQAMWLMRYVPINRGKSAKARKSIDRAARLIAGGRMILIFPEGTRSRSGEMLPFKKGGFVLAAKSGVPIIPAAIAGTREILPPGWSCRGRGPIVLLVGEPIDTRGYDMKSKDELMAKVEQEIVVLRERAREIYREKTAA